In Acaryochloris marina S15, a single genomic region encodes these proteins:
- a CDS encoding leucine-rich repeat domain-containing protein: MDSVTLMCQIEQAKQTGELYLNNKQLTHVPPELTQLKNLTLLSLSDNNLTSVPPELAQLKNLTALDLSKNQLTHFPPELEQLKNLTLLYLSDNQLTSLPAELAQLQNLKELDLRSNNLASVPPELAQLQNLKELYLSANQLTSLPAELAQLQNLKELYLSANQLTSLPAEVAQLQNLTLLSLSSNKLTSLPAELAQLKNLTALSLRDNKLTSVPAELAQLKNLKELYLRSNQLTSLPAELAQLTNLTLLSLSNNQLMRVPSELAQLKNLEELHLSGNHLLDIPLELAQLTNLTWLYLRSNQLTSVPPELAQLKNLKELDLRDNQLSNISPEILAQGPAAILGHLRAQLKAGQPQWISKLLVVGEGGVGKTSLIRALRNELFDVAESTTHGIDIQTLELQHCQKPGVTMQLNSWDFGGQEIYHATHQFFLTNRSLFVVVWNARLGFEQGKLSYWLKTIRANAPESPILIVASHIDERFADLPFSEFKQQFPQIVGQYTISNKDGQGIPELRQAITNAAADLPLMGEIWPENWLQAATVIRNLPKDQKCISPHQLWQRMTEKHVTQEHHAILAQWLHELGDILFFVDSEDLNDLVILKPQWVTEYISKVLEAEGVINNQGIFTRQCMDQIWSDLELSLHIHFLRLMERFDLSYRTLENKDISLVVERLAFEPSAYQELWEKPTQTEPCKQLSMKFQLSEILPGIPTWFIARQHRFTTGNHWRTGVLLADSPAHKHLGLVKIGRDPSTNVEFLELTVRGPMPHNFFDLLKEGIEVTLNRYPGLKVTRLIPCPDPNQEPCFHEFDYANLIKRLERKQPKNHIECPNCLENIYVPQLLFGLHPTTEAAVFRKIDELNQTTQAGFSDMQSGFSELRELLQREFLRQFRRDQQFPESQCPNVFALRPDDRGMWTKDLDQTRINLQLYCQAPGQWHPTNTPEQPKNGLYTIDVPKKWLQAMAPHMRRLVKVFKYASPLVSPVLGKTLPDIAEAVKADVGLMNALVTKLPDIMDSPEFRWQDDRHEDEIERLSGSALRSLRHFLDEKDPQQHWGGLKRILTPEGDYLWLCEKHAREYASTYSEDYPEQREQ; this comes from the coding sequence ATGGACTCGGTAACACTGATGTGCCAAATTGAGCAAGCTAAGCAAACTGGTGAGCTATACCTCAACAATAAGCAACTGACGCATGTGCCGCCAGAATTGACACAACTCAAAAACTTAACTCTCCTATCTCTCAGCGATAACAATCTGACGAGTGTGCCACCAGAATTGGCACAACTTAAAAACTTGACAGCGCTAGATCTAAGTAAGAATCAACTGACGCATTTTCCACCAGAATTAGAACAACTCAAAAACTTAACTCTGCTGTACTTGAGCGATAACCAGCTTACAAGTTTGCCTGCAGAATTGGCACAACTACAAAACCTAAAGGAGCTAGACCTCCGCTCTAACAATCTGGCGAGTGTGCCACCAGAATTGGCACAACTACAAAACTTGAAGGAGCTATACCTCAGTGCTAACCAGCTCACAAGTTTGCCTGCAGAATTGGCACAACTACAAAACTTGAAGGAGCTATACCTCAGTGCTAACCAGCTCACAAGTCTGCCCGCAGAAGTGGCTCAGCTACAAAATTTAACTCTCCTATCCCTCAGTTCTAACAAGCTCACAAGTTTGCCTGCAGAATTGGCACAACTCAAAAACTTAACAGCGCTATCCCTACGCGACAACAAGCTCACAAGTGTGCCTGCAGAATTGGCACAACTCAAAAACTTAAAAGAGCTTTACCTCCGTTCTAACCAGCTCACAAGTCTGCCCGCAGAATTGGCTCAGCTAACCAACTTGACTTTGCTATCCCTCAGCAACAACCAATTAATGCGTGTGCCCTCAGAATTAGCACAACTCAAAAACTTAGAAGAGTTACATCTCAGCGGCAACCATCTACTAGATATTCCTCTGGAATTAGCACAACTGACAAACTTGACGTGGTTATATCTCCGTTCCAACCAACTGACAAGTGTGCCTCCGGAATTAGCACAACTCAAAAACTTGAAGGAACTAGACCTCCGTGATAACCAACTATCAAATATCTCGCCAGAGATTTTGGCTCAAGGACCTGCAGCTATTTTGGGGCATTTGCGAGCACAACTCAAAGCAGGCCAACCTCAATGGATCTCTAAGCTACTCGTTGTCGGAGAGGGTGGGGTAGGCAAAACATCTCTCATACGAGCGTTACGCAACGAACTCTTTGATGTAGCTGAGTCCACAACCCACGGTATTGATATCCAAACTTTGGAACTCCAACATTGCCAAAAACCTGGAGTCACAATGCAACTCAATAGCTGGGATTTTGGCGGTCAGGAGATTTACCATGCGACCCACCAATTTTTTCTCACCAATCGCTCTTTATTTGTTGTGGTGTGGAATGCTCGTTTGGGTTTTGAACAAGGCAAGCTTAGCTACTGGCTCAAAACAATTCGAGCCAATGCTCCCGAATCCCCTATCTTGATTGTTGCCTCCCATATCGACGAGCGGTTTGCTGACCTACCTTTTAGTGAATTCAAACAACAGTTTCCACAAATCGTTGGTCAATATACCATCAGCAATAAAGATGGACAAGGCATTCCAGAACTTCGCCAGGCTATCACCAATGCAGCAGCAGACCTCCCTCTAATGGGTGAAATCTGGCCTGAAAATTGGCTGCAAGCTGCTACTGTAATTCGCAATTTACCGAAGGATCAAAAATGTATCTCTCCCCATCAGCTTTGGCAACGAATGACTGAGAAACATGTCACGCAAGAGCATCACGCCATACTGGCCCAATGGCTGCATGAGTTAGGTGACATCCTTTTCTTTGTAGATAGCGAAGACCTCAATGACTTAGTGATCCTCAAGCCCCAATGGGTAACTGAGTACATCAGCAAGGTCTTAGAAGCAGAGGGTGTCATTAACAATCAAGGTATCTTTACCCGCCAGTGCATGGATCAAATTTGGTCCGATCTAGAGTTGTCTTTGCACATCCATTTTCTCCGCCTCATGGAGCGGTTTGATCTGTCTTATCGCACCCTTGAAAATAAAGACATTAGCTTAGTTGTAGAGCGCCTTGCCTTTGAGCCTTCTGCCTACCAAGAACTATGGGAAAAACCCACCCAAACAGAACCCTGCAAGCAACTCTCCATGAAGTTTCAACTCAGTGAGATCTTGCCCGGTATTCCCACTTGGTTTATTGCCCGTCAGCATCGCTTCACAACCGGGAACCACTGGCGCACAGGTGTTCTACTAGCTGATAGCCCGGCACACAAGCACTTGGGCTTAGTCAAAATTGGCCGCGATCCTTCTACCAACGTGGAATTTTTAGAGCTAACGGTGCGTGGTCCCATGCCCCACAATTTCTTTGACCTCCTCAAAGAAGGTATAGAAGTCACCCTTAACCGCTATCCTGGCCTCAAAGTAACCCGATTGATTCCCTGCCCAGATCCTAACCAAGAACCTTGCTTCCACGAGTTTGACTATGCCAACCTGATTAAGCGCCTTGAGCGCAAGCAGCCCAAAAATCATATTGAATGCCCCAACTGCCTAGAAAATATCTACGTCCCCCAACTGCTCTTTGGTCTCCACCCCACCACCGAAGCCGCAGTCTTCCGGAAAATTGACGAACTCAACCAAACCACTCAAGCAGGTTTTTCCGACATGCAATCGGGCTTTTCCGAATTGCGCGAACTCCTCCAGCGCGAATTCCTCCGCCAATTTCGCCGCGACCAACAATTCCCCGAATCCCAATGCCCTAACGTCTTCGCTTTACGTCCTGATGATCGGGGTATGTGGACCAAAGATCTTGATCAAACCCGCATCAACCTCCAGCTCTACTGCCAAGCTCCTGGTCAGTGGCATCCCACCAATACTCCCGAACAACCCAAAAACGGTCTATACACCATTGATGTTCCTAAAAAGTGGTTACAAGCAATGGCCCCCCATATGCGACGGCTAGTGAAAGTCTTTAAATATGCGTCTCCCTTAGTCAGTCCCGTCCTAGGGAAAACCCTTCCCGATATTGCCGAAGCCGTCAAAGCGGATGTGGGGTTAATGAATGCCTTAGTCACCAAACTCCCAGACATTATGGACTCGCCAGAATTCCGCTGGCAGGATGATCGGCACGAAGACGAGATTGAACGACTATCGGGTTCAGCCCTTCGCTCCCTCCGCCATTTCCTAGACGAAAAAGATCCTCAGCAACATTGGGGCGGCTTAAAACGTATCCTCACCCCAGAAGGCGATTACCTCTGGCTTTGCGAGAAACATGCTCGGGAATATGCATCCACCTACAGCGAAGATTATCCAGAGCAGCGCGAACAGTGA
- a CDS encoding ATP-dependent RecD-like DNA helicase: MAVKTKTNITLTEHQQTALDQLHAFLDSPERLFVLEGYAGTGKTTLLQAFVSQLKERGDRRDIVFSAFTNKATKVLNQMVSSWGLSVECLTCCQLLGLRPQINPETGEQDFVLDSNEESSFGKFALVVVDECSMVNRNLWELLQTELYAFHLTTQLLFVGDSAQLPPINEPTSQTFLEIPNKAQLTEVMRYGNSIGVLAESVRCHLDTYKLPTFHTDLNEDKTEGTVILRQTDWTQQLLRAFTSEKGQEDSDYVRALAYTNKRVAHLNQQIRNAIFGKEACRFVPGERLIATGPVFRRKDEIVMQTSSECWVEDAYEDSSSGWQVWRLFVVTDANFDVEVTVLHESEHQRFQKELKRLADGKQWQDFWILKQQRFANLNYSYALTVHKSQGSTFQNVFVDLPNLMRNSNIRERNQLLYVAVTRSAKRLFVCKAR, from the coding sequence ATGGCAGTCAAAACCAAAACAAACATCACCCTCACCGAGCATCAACAGACTGCCCTGGACCAGCTCCATGCTTTTTTGGATAGTCCAGAACGGCTGTTTGTCCTAGAAGGATATGCAGGCACAGGCAAAACCACCCTATTGCAAGCCTTCGTCTCTCAGCTAAAAGAGCGGGGAGACCGTCGAGACATTGTTTTTAGTGCCTTTACCAACAAAGCCACTAAAGTTCTAAACCAAATGGTGTCTTCTTGGGGATTGAGCGTCGAATGCCTCACCTGCTGTCAGCTTCTAGGTCTACGCCCACAGATCAATCCCGAGACAGGGGAACAAGATTTCGTCCTCGATTCAAACGAAGAAAGCTCCTTTGGAAAATTTGCCTTAGTAGTCGTTGACGAATGCTCCATGGTCAACCGCAACCTGTGGGAGCTATTGCAAACGGAACTATACGCTTTTCACCTCACCACCCAGTTATTATTCGTGGGGGACTCCGCCCAGCTGCCTCCCATTAATGAACCCACATCCCAAACCTTCCTGGAGATTCCCAACAAAGCTCAGCTGACGGAAGTCATGCGTTATGGCAACTCCATCGGAGTCTTGGCAGAATCGGTGCGCTGTCATTTAGACACCTACAAACTCCCTACCTTCCATACGGATCTCAATGAAGATAAAACCGAAGGCACCGTAATCCTCCGACAAACTGACTGGACCCAACAGCTCCTCCGAGCCTTTACCAGTGAAAAAGGCCAGGAAGATTCTGATTATGTCCGAGCCTTGGCCTATACCAACAAACGGGTCGCCCATCTCAATCAGCAAATTCGTAACGCTATCTTTGGCAAAGAGGCTTGCCGCTTTGTCCCCGGCGAACGACTAATTGCCACGGGTCCTGTGTTTCGGCGTAAGGATGAAATCGTCATGCAAACCTCCTCCGAATGCTGGGTGGAGGATGCCTATGAGGACAGCTCCTCTGGTTGGCAGGTCTGGCGACTATTTGTGGTCACCGATGCCAACTTTGATGTCGAGGTCACCGTTCTGCATGAGTCAGAACATCAACGATTTCAAAAAGAACTCAAACGCCTAGCAGACGGCAAACAATGGCAAGATTTCTGGATCCTCAAGCAACAACGATTTGCCAACCTAAACTATAGCTACGCCTTAACCGTCCATAAGTCTCAAGGCTCTACCTTTCAGAATGTCTTCGTTGACCTCCCCAACCTAATGCGCAACAGCAATATTCGCGAACGCAACCAGCTACTTTATGTCGCCGTCACCCGATCAGCCAAAAGGCTGTTTGTATGCAAAGCCCGCTAA
- a CDS encoding calcium-binding protein has protein sequence MQVFGTENDDLLVGSLEEDMILGDLGNDNLVGEKGDDTLLAGQGEDFADGGQGNDLVDGGANHDHIKGGSGHDTLLGQDGHDILEGGAGNDKLVGGAGDDYWMSGGAGNDSLYGEGNSDVMSGGTGHDYLAGGADNDNLSGDQGNDSLYGGDNEDYANGGQGHDLVDGGAGHDHIKGGSGNDTLLGQDGHDIIDGEGGNDELIGGAGNDYWVSGGAGNDSLYGEAGEDYLTGGTGNDYIEGGTGNDNLSGNEGKDTLFAGEGEDYADGGTGNDLVDGGAGHDHIKGGSGSDTLLGQDGHDVIEGEVGHDKLIGGAGDDYFVSGGKGNDSLYGEAGNDFLTGGKGNDYLAGGADNDNLQGNQGHDVLLGGEGEDYADGGTGRDLVDGGAGHDHIKGGSGNDTLLGQDGHDILEGEAGHDELMGGAGDDYWMTGGTGNDSLYGEAGHDVLSGGKGHDYLEGGLDNDALFGDEGKDTLFAGEGDDYAEGGKGSDLVDGGAGHDHIKGGSGNDTLLGQDGHDIIEGEAGHDELIGGAGDDYWMSGGTGNDSLYGEAGHDVLSGGKGHDYLDGGLDNDALFGDEGKDTLFAGEGDDYAEGGKGSDLIDGGAGHDVLKGGTGNDTLLGQDGNDVLEGEAGHDELMGGAGDDYWMSGGTGNDSLYGEAGHDVLSGGKGRDYIEGGLDNDALFGDEGRDTLYAGAGEDYAEGGAGRDFVDGGAGHDVLKGGAGNDTLLGQDGHDILEGEAGRDKLVGGAGDDYWMSGGTGNDSLYGEAGHDVLSGDEGRDLIYGGTGNDVVLGGAGKDKLYGGEGEDIIVGNEGADRMYGDAGHDILNGGTGNDTIYGGTGNDIIDGGAEDIIAPRNLVANGSFEENQLGNRNWGVFGSVEGWTTTQGKGIEVQQFGKADDGKARIELDSHDNSGMMQNLDTEAGKTYEISFAYTPRPGVAETSNPVEVYWNGELLDTITGVSKTEDWKTYTYTVEAGEGGTTALEFRAAGKDDSLGGYLDDVTVFESVSAIRHDVLFGGEGNDIVLGNNGNDRLSGNQGDDILEGGFGNDTLIGGAGNDILVGVDPNAGFGQGSVDRLTGGAGEDHFILGNAVAFYNDGDDLLAGTNDFAMITDFNAQEDKIQLAGSAADYVLGSTAQGANLYLDTNQDGQVGGSDELIATISGASQLSLADSSFYYASPVVAF, from the coding sequence ATGCAGGTATTCGGAACTGAGAATGACGATTTATTAGTCGGCTCCTTAGAAGAAGACATGATTCTAGGAGACCTTGGTAACGATAATCTGGTCGGTGAAAAAGGGGATGACACCCTACTTGCTGGTCAAGGTGAAGACTTTGCAGATGGCGGTCAAGGCAATGACTTAGTAGACGGTGGTGCCAACCATGACCACATTAAAGGCGGCAGTGGACACGATACGCTTCTTGGTCAAGACGGCCACGATATCCTCGAAGGCGGAGCCGGGAATGACAAACTAGTCGGTGGCGCTGGCGACGATTACTGGATGTCCGGTGGGGCAGGCAACGACAGCCTCTACGGTGAAGGGAATAGCGATGTTATGAGCGGTGGCACTGGCCATGACTACCTCGCAGGCGGTGCAGATAACGATAATCTCAGTGGTGACCAGGGGAACGATAGCCTCTATGGTGGCGATAATGAAGACTATGCCAACGGCGGCCAAGGCCATGACCTCGTAGACGGTGGGGCCGGCCATGACCACATTAAGGGTGGCAGTGGTAACGATACCCTCCTCGGTCAAGATGGTCACGACATCATCGATGGTGAAGGTGGAAATGACGAGTTAATCGGTGGTGCAGGCAATGACTATTGGGTTTCCGGTGGTGCTGGCAACGATAGCTTATACGGAGAAGCCGGTGAAGACTACCTGACCGGTGGCACCGGCAACGACTATATCGAAGGCGGCACTGGCAACGATAATCTATCCGGGAATGAAGGTAAAGATACCCTATTTGCAGGAGAAGGCGAAGACTATGCAGACGGCGGTACTGGCAACGATTTGGTAGACGGCGGTGCAGGCCATGACCATATCAAAGGCGGCAGCGGTAGCGATACCCTTCTAGGGCAAGACGGCCATGATGTGATCGAAGGTGAAGTGGGCCATGACAAACTCATTGGCGGCGCGGGTGACGACTACTTTGTCTCTGGTGGAAAAGGGAATGACAGCCTCTATGGAGAAGCTGGTAATGACTTCCTAACGGGTGGAAAAGGGAATGACTATCTCGCCGGGGGCGCTGATAATGACAATCTCCAGGGGAACCAAGGGCATGATGTCCTTCTTGGTGGTGAAGGTGAAGATTATGCAGATGGTGGCACTGGTCGCGACTTAGTCGATGGCGGTGCAGGCCATGATCACATCAAAGGTGGCAGCGGCAATGACACCCTTTTGGGTCAAGACGGTCACGACATTCTAGAAGGTGAAGCAGGCCATGACGAATTGATGGGTGGTGCTGGTGATGACTATTGGATGACCGGTGGGACAGGTAACGATAGTCTTTACGGTGAAGCCGGTCATGATGTCTTAAGTGGTGGCAAAGGCCATGACTACCTTGAAGGTGGCCTTGATAATGACGCACTTTTTGGAGATGAAGGCAAAGACACCCTATTTGCAGGCGAAGGTGACGATTATGCTGAAGGCGGCAAGGGCAGTGATCTTGTCGATGGTGGAGCAGGCCATGACCACATTAAAGGTGGCAGTGGCAATGACACTCTTCTGGGTCAAGACGGTCATGACATTATTGAAGGTGAAGCCGGCCATGATGAGTTAATCGGTGGTGCCGGTGATGACTACTGGATGTCTGGTGGTACTGGCAACGATAGTCTGTATGGTGAAGCGGGTCATGATGTTTTAAGTGGTGGTAAGGGCCATGACTACTTGGACGGTGGTCTCGACAATGACGCCCTCTTCGGTGATGAGGGTAAAGACACCCTATTCGCTGGAGAAGGTGACGATTATGCAGAAGGCGGCAAAGGCAGCGACCTGATCGATGGTGGAGCCGGTCATGATGTCCTCAAAGGTGGCACAGGTAATGACACCCTGCTCGGCCAAGACGGAAATGATGTATTAGAAGGTGAAGCAGGCCACGACGAATTGATGGGTGGAGCTGGCGATGACTACTGGATGTCTGGTGGGACAGGCAACGATAGTCTTTACGGTGAAGCCGGTCATGATGTCTTAAGTGGCGGTAAGGGCCGTGACTATATTGAAGGTGGCCTCGACAACGACGCCCTCTTCGGCGATGAAGGTCGTGACACCTTATATGCTGGCGCAGGCGAAGACTATGCTGAAGGTGGCGCAGGACGCGATTTTGTAGATGGTGGTGCAGGCCATGATGTCCTCAAAGGTGGCGCAGGTAATGATACGCTCCTCGGCCAAGACGGTCACGATATCCTTGAAGGCGAGGCAGGCCGTGACAAGTTAGTGGGTGGTGCCGGCGACGACTATTGGATGTCTGGTGGGACAGGCAACGATAGCCTCTACGGTGAAGCGGGTCATGATGTTTTAAGTGGAGACGAAGGCCGCGACTTAATCTACGGTGGCACGGGCAACGATGTTGTCCTCGGTGGTGCGGGTAAAGATAAGCTGTACGGTGGCGAAGGCGAAGATATTATTGTCGGCAACGAAGGTGCAGACCGCATGTATGGTGATGCGGGCCATGACATCCTCAACGGTGGCACGGGCAACGACACAATTTACGGTGGCACCGGCAACGACATTATTGACGGTGGTGCAGAAGATATTATTGCACCTCGCAACTTAGTCGCTAACGGTAGCTTTGAAGAGAACCAGCTCGGCAATCGTAACTGGGGTGTGTTTGGCTCCGTTGAGGGCTGGACAACCACTCAAGGCAAAGGAATTGAAGTTCAGCAGTTTGGCAAGGCTGATGATGGCAAAGCTCGAATTGAGCTAGACAGTCATGACAACAGTGGCATGATGCAAAACTTAGACACTGAAGCCGGAAAAACCTACGAAATCTCCTTTGCTTACACTCCTCGTCCGGGTGTGGCTGAAACCAGTAACCCTGTTGAAGTCTACTGGAATGGAGAGCTTCTAGACACCATCACTGGAGTTAGCAAGACTGAAGACTGGAAAACCTATACCTACACAGTTGAAGCGGGTGAAGGCGGGACGACTGCTCTAGAATTTAGAGCAGCAGGTAAGGATGACAGTCTAGGTGGTTATCTTGATGATGTCACTGTATTTGAATCCGTCTCTGCAATTCGTCATGACGTGTTGTTTGGTGGCGAAGGCAACGATATTGTCTTGGGCAACAATGGAAACGACCGCCTATCCGGCAACCAAGGCGATGACATCTTAGAAGGTGGCTTTGGCAATGACACCCTCATCGGTGGAGCGGGTAACGATATTTTAGTCGGTGTCGATCCCAACGCTGGCTTTGGCCAAGGATCTGTAGATCGGCTTACAGGGGGTGCTGGTGAAGACCACTTTATTCTCGGTAATGCAGTTGCCTTCTATAACGATGGCGACGACCTACTGGCAGGTACAAATGACTTTGCCATGATTACGGACTTCAATGCCCAAGAAGACAAGATTCAGCTCGCCGGATCTGCTGCTGACTATGTATTAGGATCTACCGCTCAAGGCGCAAATCTTTATCTAGATACCAACCAAGATGGTCAAGTGGGTGGTTCTGATGAGTTAATTGCAACAATTTCTGGCGCTTCTCAGCTTTCTTTGGCTGATTCTTCTTTCTATTACGCTAGCCCTGTTGTTGCTTTTTAA
- a CDS encoding ion transporter has product MGGKRKKTWRRRVFEILEVADAGDRASQIFDISLLVLILANLVVITLETVEGLTTQYRSYFEICETVSITIFTIEYLLRIWSCTASPDFKHPLLGRVKFLFTPLALIDLMALAPFYLPLLIPIDIRFIRFIRLLRVLRLFKLSRYFQSFQVLGNILKSKRDELLVTLMGVLGLLWLASTLMYFIEHDAQPEAFANIPATMWWGVATLTTVGYGDIYPVTTAGRVLGSVISILGIGLFALPTGILASGFTEELDRRKQLPTNESSTCPHCGKLL; this is encoded by the coding sequence ATGGGGGGCAAGAGAAAAAAAACTTGGCGACGACGCGTTTTCGAAATCTTAGAAGTGGCCGATGCCGGTGATCGAGCTAGCCAAATCTTCGATATCAGCTTGTTGGTGCTAATTTTGGCCAACTTGGTGGTGATTACCCTAGAAACGGTGGAAGGATTAACCACACAGTATCGAAGCTATTTTGAGATCTGTGAGACCGTCAGCATTACGATCTTTACGATTGAATATCTGCTACGAATCTGGTCCTGTACGGCCTCTCCAGACTTCAAACATCCCCTATTAGGGCGAGTTAAATTTCTATTTACACCGCTCGCGTTGATTGACTTGATGGCCCTGGCACCGTTTTATTTACCGTTACTGATTCCCATCGACATCCGGTTTATTCGCTTTATCCGACTGCTGAGAGTTTTACGGTTATTTAAGCTCAGTCGATATTTTCAGTCGTTTCAAGTCTTAGGCAATATCCTAAAGTCAAAACGAGATGAGTTATTAGTCACCCTGATGGGGGTTTTAGGCTTACTATGGCTGGCCTCTACGTTGATGTACTTTATTGAGCATGATGCTCAGCCTGAGGCCTTTGCCAATATTCCAGCCACCATGTGGTGGGGGGTGGCGACTCTGACCACGGTGGGATATGGAGATATCTACCCTGTAACCACCGCCGGTCGAGTGTTAGGGAGTGTGATTTCGATTTTGGGGATTGGTTTATTTGCTTTGCCAACGGGGATTTTGGCTTCTGGATTTACGGAAGAATTAGATCGGCGAAAACAATTACCTACAAATGAATCCAGCACTTGTCCACATTGTGGAAAACTTTTATAG